A DNA window from Engystomops pustulosus chromosome 6, aEngPut4.maternal, whole genome shotgun sequence contains the following coding sequences:
- the C1QTNF5 gene encoding complement C1q tumor necrosis factor-related protein 5 gives MLLRVFVIFAFISSSLQVEDNQIKSPCCAAPGIPGIPGTPGTTGPSGRDGRDGRDGAPGISGAKGDPGDPGISGARGQPGEAGPPGPQGEQGKQGECAVSPRSAFSAKLSQSRSPPIPGQPVPFGNVLTNEQGHYNPETGRFKCVVPGLYYFSLHGTVYRGNLHAQLMKNGHSQASFFQSGDATKPGGLCGGAAFHLEPGDEVWVQVGDYPGLYSSGGTDSVFTGFLIYSDWEPNPVFRPVTSADHKTV, from the exons ATGCTCCTTCGTGTCTTTGTTATATTTGCCTTCATATCAAGTTCTTTACAAGTAGAAGATAATCAGATAAAGTCACCCTGCTGTGCAGCCCCTGGAATTCCTGGGATTCCCGGAACACCTGGCACTACAGGGCCATCCGGAAGGGACGGCCGAGATGGTCGAGATGGGGCACCAGGGATAAGTGGAGCAAAAGGAGATCCTGGAGACCCAG GAATATCTGGAGCCAGGGGTCAGCCCGGTGAAGCGGGGCCTCCAGGTCCACAAGGAGAACAAGGCAAGCAAGGAGAGTGTGCAGTTTCTCCTCGTTCTGCTTTCAGTGCCAAGCTTTCTCAGTCACGGAGTCCTCCAATCCCAGGACAACCCGTCCCATTTGGGAATGTTCTTACTAATGAACAAGGACATTATAACCCAGAAACTGGTCGCTTTAAATGTGTCGTCCCGGGACTGTATTACTTTTCTCTCCATGGCACGGTGTACCGGGGAAACCTTCATGCACAGCTGATGAAGAACGGACATTCCCAGGCCTCGTTTTTCCAGTCAGGAGATGCAACAAAGCCAGGGGGGTTGTGTGGTGGAGCGGCATTTCATCTAGAACCAGGGGATGAGGTGTGGGTACAAGTGGGAGACTATCCAGGTCTTTACTCCAGTGGGGGAACAGATAGCGTTTTCACTGGATTTCTTATCTACTCCGACTGGGAACCAAATCCTGTGTTCCGTCCAGTGACATCAGCCGATCATAAAACAGTATAA